The DNA sequence TATAATGCCATAGAAAAACAAAATCAAATAGCCCGAGACCACAAACCCACAAAAGAAGAACAATCGGCTTTCCAAAGCAGTATGAACTCGTATTTAGGAATAATGAAGCCTAAATTCAAGTAACAAATGCAACTTATAGGATTGATTGGAGAGAAAGGAATTGCATTTTTTCAGAACAGGAAGATGAGAATTACTCACCTTCGCTGCTCCGATGGAAAAAATGTGGTTCTTTACCCCCTAAGTCCTCTAAAAATAAGTTGTAATGGCGCACATCAACCAAGAGCAAAGGTATGTAATTACCCTCATGCTACAGCAAGGCAAGCTACAAAAAGAAATAGCCCTGTTTATCAACCGAAGCCCTTCCGTGATATCCCGGGAGATTCGCAGGAACAGGGATGCCAAAACGGGCATTTACGAGAGCAACGTGGCGCAGCGTGCCTACGAGCGGC is a window from the Williamwhitmania taraxaci genome containing:
- a CDS encoding helix-turn-helix domain-containing protein codes for the protein MLQQGKLQKEIALFINRSPSVISREIRRNRDAKTGIYESNVAQRAYER